One genomic segment of Stenotrophomonas sp. 704A1 includes these proteins:
- the ybgC gene encoding tol-pal system-associated acyl-CoA thioesterase, with amino-acid sequence MSVEPRFSWPTRIYWEDTDAGGVVYHARYVAFMERARTEWMRALGYGQERMRSEHGMVFAVRSMQMDFIRPARLDDALQVSATLVQLKKASMVFDQRVERDGELLLSAQVRIAALDAASFRPRGMDDLVLAALQPHLHPESEH; translated from the coding sequence ATGTCGGTTGAGCCCCGATTCAGTTGGCCGACACGCATTTACTGGGAAGATACGGACGCTGGCGGGGTGGTCTACCACGCCCGCTACGTGGCCTTCATGGAACGGGCCCGGACCGAATGGATGCGCGCGCTCGGCTACGGCCAGGAGCGCATGCGCAGCGAGCACGGCATGGTGTTCGCGGTGCGTTCCATGCAGATGGACTTCATCAGGCCGGCCCGGCTGGATGATGCCCTGCAGGTGAGCGCCACCCTGGTCCAGCTGAAGAAGGCCAGCATGGTCTTCGACCAGCGGGTCGAGCGCGACGGCGAACTGCTGCTGTCGGCCCAGGTCCGCATCGCCGCACTGGATGCGGCCAGTTTCCGCCCGCGTGGCATGGACGACCTCGTCCTGGCCGCGCTGCAACCCCACCTCCACCCCGAATCCGAACACTGA